The Triticum aestivum cultivar Chinese Spring chromosome 6D, IWGSC CS RefSeq v2.1, whole genome shotgun sequence genomic sequence ggaatcatattagtggcctggcctcgacgcttctctagggtttggggtggcctcggcaacgcttcaagggtttggggtggcctcaacaacgcttcaagggttcggggtggcctcgacgacaacgctcttttaacttggtaaatttgggtggcctcaagagagtttgtcgatcgggtaggggcgcggcgggagggggtaggagaccgacatcgttttttctagggtttgggtgtcctcgagagttttggtcgagcgagagggccgggggtgctCCCGGACGTCCCCCTCACTTTAACAAAGAACTACCTTAAAAAAGACTTGCTTCGCCGCGGGTGCTCGATCGGTGCGACGTGGACTCGGTGGaaacactttatgaaaatgcggtggtggccgggccgggcggttttcttttccttcttcatttttcctttgttttttcttatatgtttgttttcgttttcattctacattttcgtacatatgaaaaaataaagtttctatacaaaagtgcataatttttatgaacaaattacaacatctacattaactatacatctaaataaatataactatacaactgaaattttcctaatcttaaaactaaactaaacataaactaaaataatctaaaaaacatgtaaaaacatgtaaaaacgtctaaaaatagcatctaaaaacatctaaaaaacaTATAAAAACATGTAAAAATCTAATAGCTAGCACGGCGTAGGGGCGGAGGGGCACGGCGCAGGggccggcgccggcggggcagggcaggggcgcagtggcgcgggacaggggagggacgcgagagcaggctggtgctcacagggggcggcggggcacggtgggcggcgcgtcggggccggcaggggcgcgaGGGTCGACGCCGTCGTCGGGGCAGAGGGCGTTAGCGGCGGCGGCGAcattgagcagcctgacggcgtcggtggcgacggcgacgacgacgttgagcagcctgatggcgtcggtggcggcggcgacgacaaggTGGACTAGGGGAGtcaggcggcgacggcgaggaggagcaggggcgtcgggggaagaagtgatggatttggtcgaaactgctaagtgttttcttatatacccagggcattggcaccggttcgtggcaccaaccgggacgaatgcgacctttagtcccggttggtgccaccaaccgagaccaaaggcctcttttcagcagcccaaagggcgggaagcggcggcctttggtcccggttggtggcaccaaccgccAACCGGAACAAAacggggggcattggtcccggttggtgccacgaaccggtaccaatgcacccctttagtcctggttggtgccaccaaccgggaccaaaggacttgcacagcggggtggtggtgggagtttagtcccacctcgctagttgagagggacgcgcagtggtttataagccccactgccgcacccctctcgagctcctcttcattgcaggcttacgggcctaattgtgactgctatacctgatgggcctactgggccttctgcgggcctgaatcctggcccatggatgagtttctagtcgtatttaggccgtggtagcccagtaggtggcaatttttttatttttccctagtttttttgttttcttttttgttttctttttttgttttgtttctacttacaacaaaatacttacttattttattttgtttctaattacttatttattttattttatgataattatttttgctattaaagtttctaacaaaaaaatttctttatgaaaattctttttgcttttaatgattttgaacagaaaatactttgataattttagttgcatcaattttatataattttagtttcataaattttagaggttgcttataatgttttgaatagaaaatactttgataattttagtttcataaattttatttatgttattaaagtttattttattttattttattttgtttcgacttatatattttattaaagtttatattattttgtttcaaatcacttatttattttattgtatgataattctttttgctattaaattttcatgcatttactgattattttgagctataagaccctgaaattgaaaagcatttcaaatgaactctgaaaaggttaaaagttggcatggtatcatcatttcacccacatagcatgtgcaagaaagtagagagtgttacggcaaaaactggatgcacttcgtgtacaaaacggacaatctctttcgaagtatcaggtttcatacggaaactcgtctgttacaaagggatttcatttttttgaacttatttgaactccatagtttttctgtgttcaaaatgcaccattcaaagccacatcatcaattttcaaccctttctgacttcatttgttatttttcatgcatttactgattttttccagctataagaccctgaaattgaaaaagcactacaaatgaactctgaaaaggttgaaagttggcatggtgtcatcatttcacccacatagcatgtgcaagaaagtagagaggcttacggcaaaaactggatgcacttcgtgtacaaaacggacaatctctttcgaagtatcagggtttcatacggaaactcgtctgttacaaagggatttcattttttgaacttatttgaactccatagtttttctgtgttcaaaatgcaccattcaaagccacatcatcaattttcaaccctttctgacttcatttgttatttttcatgcatttactgatttttttcagctataagaccctgaaattgaaaagcactacaaatgaactctgaaaaggttgaaagttggcatggtatcatcatttcacccacatagcatatgcaagaaagtagagaggcttacgccaaaaactggatgcacttcgtctacaaaacggacaatctctttcgaagtatcagggtttcatacggaaactcgtctgttacaaagggatttcatttttttgaacttatttgaactccatagtttttctgtgttcaaaatgcaccattcaaagccacatcatcaattttcaaccatttctgacttcatttgttatttttcatgcatttactgattttttttcagctataagaccctgaaattgaaagcactacaaatgaacatggatagataagtgaacaaattaatagtagttcatcatcacattaaaaccaaagtacatacatagttcaaattgaacaacatatagctctccagagcatctagttaaaccatacatgaaactatgtaaaacctttcaatgcaacaacaaatgcgatcataatcacaactaaggtaacaattgatccaacgacataatgatatcaagcctcggtatgaatggcatattttctaatctttctaatcttcaaccgcattgcatccatcttgatcttgtgatcatcgacgacatccgcaacatgcaactccaatatcatcttctcctcctcaattttttttattttttccttcaagtaattgttttctttttaactaaatttaacctctcgacaatagggtcggttggaatttccggttcaaccaccttgtacataaataaaatttatgtcacgttggtcggcataattgtcataaacaataaatgaaccaaatagttataaaaagataatatataccacatccgaatcatagacaggacgagggccgacgggggcggataccagaaccatcgcactatataataacaaggaataataaaagtaagaaaattagacaagtatctatcttaagtaagaattttttctttcagaaagaagataagaacaagaggctcaccacggtggtgccggcgacgagatcggcgcgggcgatcgacggcggtgaagacggggacgggacgtgacggaccgctaaacctagaaaaatctcggggaaaatggagctcggaggtcgagtttcgagagaagaaatattaactagtgtggctcggacatttcatcgaacacctcatgtgcataggaggtgagctagagcacccaaatgccctcccctcgccggccagcaaaaaacagagcagtgtggagtgctctgctcgccggcgatgggctatatataggcaaatcatttgtcccgattcgtggctggaaccgggaccaatggatgtgggccaggagcgagacccattggtcccggttcgtgcctagaaccggaacaaatgggtccagacgaaccgggaccaaagcccacaaggccccggccgaccacctgggctcacgaaccgggacgaatgcacccattggtcccggttcatataagaaccgggactaacgggctggccaggcccgaacgaaagcccctttttctactagtgagctaggatcattgcaagatcctcctcctcttccatatcaaattcttcttcggaagaatcatacgatgaactcatctacaatgttcaatactatgctataaaaactacaatcaacatgcaccaaattcatgaagtttcagcaatacataccttgcaggcgttttgtcgaacaccttgcgggcgccgagcggcagcgagcgcccgggcgctgttcgtcggaggacGGAAGCGCGCGAGGGGCGGCGGTGACTAGAGGGGGCAGACGAAGCCACCGCagcgcggggataggccggggaagcgccggaacggtcgccgGCGGCGCCGCGGCTGGAGGGGGGGAGGGGTGAGTTGCGAGCGAGCGCGCGagagtccagcgcgcgggagcgggcgcagcaaataagcggcgcgcgaTGGAGTTTCGGCCCGCGCGCTGAACTAGATATGCCGCGCGCCCGATTTTTGGGCGCCCGCTGGAGCCACTATACCGGTTGCGCGTGAGCTAAAATGGGCAATTCTACGGCGCGGCGCTAATTTAGCgcgactgttggagatgctctaaggggcGCGAGGCGCATCATTCTGCAGTGATCTGACGAGAATTGATGAATGTAAACCCTCGGCGTGCGAGAGATCATTCCCTGCCCCTGGGGCTTTGGCTTGCAAAAATCATTCCGCTGCGGTTCTTCCATACAGACTCCGCCAAGCATATATACACCATCGCTCCGGTGATATCTAGGCATCTAATAATATATCTATAGCTCTAGCTTGGTTCTATTCGTTTGGCTCCACGTACGTACTCGATTAAGACTTTCAGAGTACGCATATGTAGCAGTACTATAGTTTATGCATGAGGTCGTGATCGAGTAGATAAGTCATTTTCCGTGATACAAGAGAGCATTTAAGCCACTATATAATTGTCAAAGGTTACAAGAATCAAGACAAAATCCGCTTAAATATGGATTGTTACAGTCAATGGTATGGCTTGGTATAGCACATAGCGCGTTGCATGTCGTATACGGTCACGGCCAATGCATGCCAGGACTAACTACCAATTTATGTTCAAGTGACGCATCCCATTTTTTTCTCCAAGTCCAAGCCAAAAAAACATTTACGTACGTACCAAGGATATGACTTAATTACAGTAACAAGGTGTAGCATTAGACACTTGGGAACTATACACATGTTTGCGAAAATAAATAAAGGAATGAACTAAAGTAGAGAAAGGGTCCATGGCCCTTTGGTCTCCACTTGAGGGGTGTTTAGGAATCCTATGAAAGTTGAACTATTTCTATAAAATGCTTGTATTGTGAATTTTTTTGCTTGTTCAATCATGGTATTTTATGAGGGCACtaaaaaatctccgttagttttgTTTGCATGGGTCCTTCTTTTTTTTCGCAGACGAAAGAGTCGAGTATTTTAACATGCTAGCGGACATTAGATAGTTAGCTAAATTGTTGAGAAGGACATCGAGTGCACATAGTTATGACCTTGTATATGCATCAACGGTGTTCATGTGTTAAGGATACCATCGGCGTTTATCCCGAGGCAAGATTGAACTCTCCGTGTTTGAGCACAAAGAGCAACCAAAGCAACTCATCAGTGAGCTAGTTTTTTACAAGCATTTCAGCAAACACCTTGTGTGATGTAGGAAAACTGAAGCATATGATGAAATTCGCATGCATCAAGCTATATATCCAATGTTCACCATCACAAGATACTTGCAAGAACATGTTGCTACAACATGAATGACATAATATAGTTATCAACATATCAAAGAATAGATGTATGTCATCTCTCCAATGTCAAAACAATACCAAACTTGCGCAATATGTATCAATAACAAGTAAGGATTTGATCAGCAAAAAATATGATGAGAAGAACACCAAATCTAGGGGGCACAATAATTTACGTGCAAACCCCTTGCAAAGAAAAACCAATAGCGGGGTGAGCGATCTTTCACTATAAAGATGAATCAGGTACAAGGTAGAACCCAAGAACTAGGGGAGACTCCAAAACTACAATTTTAACACTCGAATTTGAATGGATTAATAGATCAAATGGCCTCACTTCTATCCCTACCCTAGAACTATCACACGAACATAAAAGAAACTCAACTCCCACACTAGTTCTCAGGTTGGGAAAGAGACATATATTTATTGCTTTACCAAAAGCTCCCTCACTCACTAGACATATTGCGCAACCAATTTTATTGTTAAGTTCCTTGCGCAGTAACTTAATCACCGTGATTTTGAATGATGAGATAAGAGGCGCACTATATGACACAATGAGATTCATGGTTGCATTACTTGTAACTTCTTATGCATAGACAAAGTGGATTTCTAATTGTCTTTCATTTCAACGATAACTTGTATTCATGCGCTTCATATTATTCAGATTAGTTGTATGGAGCTTGCCACCAGTAGTATAGCCAACCCTACCCTATTATATCACTCCCACAAGCCTCTTATCCATTCCCTTCCATCATACTCCCACATGAGAGTCCCTTCCTAGACTAGATGGAAAGCTTATCTCTTTCATCTCAATTTATCAATTTGCGAAAGATTGCCAAGCGGAGGCATAGCAAGAAATGCAACTCCAATCTATCCACTTAGACATTTTTACATCAATATTGCACGTATTAGCTATCTCACCAACAGAGTAAGTGAACAAAACAGTATCGATAGCGGATAAGGCTTTTCAAGTCTAATCTCTGGTAGCCGCATGTCAATTCTGCTTCGAAACCACACAACATCATCGATGAAACCGTTTCGAGTCGAGATAGGGACTAAATACAGCCAGTTCCGAAATTTAGGTGCAACTTATCTTATTTTAAAGTTGAGTTACCAAAACAACACCATTTTGACAAGTTGAGTGAAAAGAaaggacgccgataactgccacacgtgtggtgtatcgggtggtTGTGCCGCACGCCCTGTGTGGCACGGAGACGACCCCGCCCGCACGACCGCGTACGGGCGCGCGCAGCCACAGCCCGCACGTCCAGTGCAGCGCGATTGCCACCGCACGAGCACGTCCGGGCGAGCGAGCGCGCGGCCCGCACGACCCGTCTCGGCCGTCGCCCCTCCCCGCCTGCGAGCCACATGCCCCGCGTGTCAGTAACCACACGTCCTGCCGCGATTGCCATGGTTCGGACCTCTTTGGTTGCCAtgttgccatgttgctgaactgcagttgccatgttgctgaactacagttgccatggttgctcaactgcagttgccatcttagGTCAAGTGTCGGATGCCATTTTTGGgcaactgcagctgttgccatgtatggtctggtctactacagATACCATGATTTaaaaaactttaggagttgccacctactaacactggacagttgccatgtagcactaaaaaacatggcaaaaaacatgtttcggtaaaaagagagttgccatctgcttacaagcgcgctagggcagttgccatgtaccctgcaaaacacatggcaactgatagcttttggtgtgtgggagaggagacgggcttGTGGGCGATggtggtatctttaggagttgccacctactaacactagacagttgccatgtagtGCTACAAAACAGACGTGGCAACAATAACATGTTCGgggtaaaaagagagttgccatctgctcatGCTCACaaatagggcagttgccatgtaccattccaaaacatggcaaatgacagcttgggtgtgggagagtgggAGAATGGGCAGTCGTAGGAGATGGGGAACAGAAGTAGTGCGCGGCGTGCGGGCGCGACAGCAGTTTCATCGCACGCCCCGACTGGCGAAACGTTGACCGCGGAGAGAAACCGGCGTGCGGGCGAACTccctcacacccacacacacaagttgtcctacgtggcacacaaaatcagCCTTTTCATGCCGAGATTCATGCAAAAGGCGCTGGACGATAATGAAAACGTGTGGATGAGTtgtctaacgcccacacgtgtgggcgttagtgtttttgAAAAGAAAACAAACTTTTCTTAATAAATCCGGTATGCGTGTTCCGATCCTGTCCGAGGAAGAATTAGAAGACGTACCGGTGATTCGTTCGGAGCTTATGTTTCGCTTCCGCATGACAAGGAGCTCCATGATTAAGTCAACTCTTGGTTTCCGTATCATGGGGAGTTCTCGAAAGACCTCCTTAGAATCGAGAAGATCTGCATGGGTAGAAGCTAACGTAAATTTGTGCACATGCAGCTCCATTGTCAACTATATACGACCATCGTGGCTTCATGCGAGGGAAGGTTCCTCGGTCACTAAGATAATCTCTCCTCCATGTTTAGCAATTAACTATGTAgatgtactactactactatatacagTATATGTATACCTGGTAGTACCTCCCGTATTGTGTACTATAATCAGTAACGTGCGCGTTGCTTGCATTTGGTCATTTGGGTTACATGCGACGTGGTTGCGTGCGGCCGAAGGTCTGCCGCTCCGGCGCACCAGCACGCACCGCGGCGTTCGGCTGCTGGTCCCGGCTCGCCCGGCCAGCACTCCCGTATAACGGTGAAGTATAGACCACGTACGAAGAGATTGCGTACAACgaaaaataacctgcaaaggaTAAGAATTTTTGTCATTAAAAAACAGATCATTTCTATATAGTCAAAGCGACCATAATAAGGCATACGCTCAATCCTTATTAGTGTTTTAAATCTATAAGGAATATCGTCcagccaatgaccaaaaatattggcaataCCTATGGATGGATAAAGATTAAACGCTATTTGGATGATTGACCATGTAGGATGCGCAAACTTGCACTGAAAAAAGAGGTGtctgattgtctcgtcatgagtacaaaagcCGCACTTCTTGCTTTCTTGCTAGTTGCGACGGGTGAGGTTATCTTTGGTTAGCACCATTCCCttccgaagataccacatgaagatcTTAACTTTTAGCGGAATCTTCGATCTTCAAATTTTCTTGTTAATCTCCACTTGGATCAATGATTTAGCCCCGAGtcaattgcaaaaaaccaccacatttgtggctaggTTTGCAGGAAACTACCAAGTCGTTAATCTGTTGCAAAAAACACCGTAAAATCTCTTAACCCGTTGCAAAAAGCACTGAACAACCGTTTAGCCTCGTTTGATCTCTTTTCCGACAGGTGGGCCGCGAAAACGCTGACGTGGCGTGCGGAAAGGCAAACGGCGCCGTTAGGAAGAAAACGGTCAAGACGCCGCGCCGGTCGGTCCTGTCGGTGCTCGCCAGACAGATGCCCCGCGCCCTCTCTCTCTCGCCCCTCTCCTCTGCCTCCTCTCTCTGGCTCTGGTCGCCGTCGGTGAGAAGCCAGctggccgccgtccgccatggtttCGTGGAGCGACGACAGCGAGGAATCGGGCTACGAGTACTCTTCAGGCGGCTCCCCTATCAAGGTCAGTGATTTGAACTCGTAGCTAGGGTTCTTTGAGCAAGGGTTTCGGTTTGGGGATTTTGTTTTTCCTGCTCGATTTGAACCCGTGAGATGGATTTTGTGCGTTTCTTTTGTTGATGTAGATCCCGGCTACAATCGAGGACCCGAACTACTCTGGTGTTGATGATGAGGTGATGGTGATGTGTGAGCATGGCCAGCCGGCGAAGAGGCATGTTTGCTTCGAAGGGATTAGCACTGGGAGGAGGTTCATTGCCTGTGGACTTGATGTGAGTGCTAGCAAAAATCTGTAGTTTGCTCATTTTGTGAAGAAACTATAAATTGTTCATATGCACTGTTCATTGTTCATGTTCACTGTTCATTGTTCATGTTCACTGTTCACCTAGTAGTTTAGTTAAAGGTACTGTCATGTACCATACCATAGTGACTGAGTGAAGTAAATGAATTGTTCATACATATAAATGAACAACACCACAGTGATATAAATGAATTAAATTGTGCTATTAAAAATTAAGTACAAAGATATAAAATTAAGGTATCCATAGTGACTGAGTGAAGTAAATTGTGCTGTTAAAAAGTATCATAGTGCATTGTTCATAGATATAAATGAAGTAAATGAATTGAACTGAATCGTATTGTGCTGTTAAAAATTAAGGTATAAATGAAGTAAATTCAGTGTAGTATGCTGTTAAAAATTCAGATATAAATTCAGAGTTGAGCTGAATTGTGCATGTGCAGTATACTATAGTTGTTTTGTACTTGTACTTGTTGTTTGCTAATAGACTGAATAGAATTGCCAGCAGTTGTGGTGTTGTTCATTGGGTAGATGAGGAGTGGCCAGAATAGAAGTGAAGTGAAAAAGGAAGTAAATGCATTTGTACTTGTTGTTTTGCAGGAAGCAAGCAGTTGTGGTGTTGTTCATTGGGTAGATGAGGAGTGGCCAGAGCATCTGCAGAATGCTCTTCACAAACTATGGCTTTTGTATGAGGATTGCCAGCGTGCTAATAGGATGGCATGTCTGGAACATTCATCACTTGTCCACAATCTCACATCACAGAAGAACAAGCTACAGGAGACTTATGAGAAGCTTGTTGAGGATGTGAACAACCTACTTGATACCCAGGGCAATATTCCCAAGGAAAATGAAGTCCAACAAGGTGAACATGAGGAGATCACTCCTCCTTTGGACAACAATATTTCAGCTTTGAAGGAACAGCTGGGTGCAATGGATGCTGAGAACAAAGAACTGAAGCAAAAGGTTGACCAGTTGAAGAGCATTCAGGTTGCCCAAGGTAATGTGATTAGGAATCTGAAGTTTGCTCATTTGAAGGAGAAGGAAAAGTTGAGCACTGAGAGGAGGAATTTGGAGTTTCACATTGATGATCTTGTCAAAGCTAGTGACAAGAACAAGAGAAAGCTGAAGGACATCAAGGATATTTGCGATGAAGAGTGATTTGTAATCTAACCATGTGGGTCATTATCTTAAGTTTCAAGCATTAAACTATGGCTTGTAATGTGTGAACTAGTGGCAGTTTGCAGTATTTGAAGTAGGGTGTAGCCTTGAACTATGTCTTGTAAGCTTTGAACTATGGTGTCATGATGTTAACTATGTTGTTAACTAGAgttgttaagtatgatgttaactatgGTGTCATGATGTTAACTATGTTGTTAACTAGAgttgttaagtatgatgttaactatgGTGTCATGATGTTAACTATGTTAGTGACTAGAgttgttaagtatgatgttaactatgTTAGTGACTAGAgttgttaagtatgatgttaactatgTCATTGATGTTAACTATGGCACCCTAAATGATGGAATGAGGATATGTTGGATACTGTCGatgtcgaggcaccctagatgatcaaattaggttatcttggatgccgtcgacgccgaggcaccctagatgatcaaattaggttatcGTGGATgccgtcgacgtcgaggcaccctagatgattaAATTAGGTTATCGTGGAtgccgtcgacgccgaggcaccctagatgatcaaattaggttatcgtggatgccgtcgacgccgaggcaccctagatgatcaaattaggttatcgtggatgccgtcgacgccgaggcaccctagatgatcataTTAGGTTATCGTGGAtgccgtcgacgccgaggcaccctagaaGATCATATTAGGTTATCGTGGAtgccgtcgacgccgaggcaccctagatgatcataTTAGGTTATCGTGGAtgccgtcgacgccgaggcaccctagatgatcaaattaggttatcgtggatgccgtcgacgccgaggcaccctagatgatcataTTAGGTTATCGTGGAtgccgtcgacgccgaggcaccctagatgatcataTTAGGTTATCGTGGAtgccgtcgacgccgaggcaccctagatgatcataTTAGGTTATCACACTTATTAGCAAACAATAACCAGAAAGTACTCAACCAAaataaagatgttttgaacatcatcaGCTCACCACAGACCAACAAGTCCACTAGGTACCTTACATGAAAGTACTCATGACAACCAGAATAAAGATGTTTAGAACATGTTTAGAACATGAAAGTACTCATGACAACCAGAAGCAACACAAGTTTTGACCACAAATTAACACAACTTCACCTGCTCCCTTGAGAACAGTTGAACCACTCAGACATCTTAAAGGATGGCTTCCTCACTCTTCCACTACCTGCAACTCTTGGGGGGATGAACTTGTTTCTTCCTCTTGGCCCAGCAGCAGTAGAGGAACTTGGACCAGCACCAGCAGTAGAACTTGGACCAGCACCAGCAGTAGAAGTTGCAGTCCTTATAGTTTTAGCTTTCTTTGTTGCCCTTGTAGCAGGAGGAGCAACAGCTGCAGTAGGAGCAGAAGGAGCTCTCCTTGGTGCACTGGGAGCTGAAGCAGGAGCAGAAGGAGCTCTCCTTGGTGCACTGGGAGCTGAAGCAGGAGCAGAAGGAGCTCTCCTTGATACCCTTGGAGCCCTTGGAGCTGGTGGAGCTGGAGCTGCAGtttgagcagcagcaggagcagaaggagcACTTCTCCTTGGTGGCATGGGAGCAGGAGCAGATACAGTTCTGGGTGTATCATCTCTCCTGTTTTCCTGAAATTATAGCATACAAAT encodes the following:
- the LOC123142653 gene encoding uncharacterized protein, which codes for MVSWSDDSEESGYEYSSGGSPIKIPATIEDPNYSGVDDEVMVMCEHGQPAKRHVCFEGISTGRRFIACGLDEASSCGVVHWVDEEWPEHLQNALHKLWLLYEDCQRANRMACLEHSSLVHNLTSQKNKLQETYEKLVEDVNNLLDTQGNIPKENEVQQGEHEEITPPLDNNISALKEQLGAMDAENKELKQKVDQLKSIQVAQGNVIRNLKFAHLKEKEKLSTERRNLEFHIDDLVKASDKNKRKLKDIKDICDEE